A single genomic interval of Nonomuraea rubra harbors:
- a CDS encoding IS30 family transposase has product MSRNRGLTGAGPIDLLDNEWSPEQIAGDLRLMHAGNPLMRISHESIYRAICTTRWKLIPRELCTKLRTHRPIRKNKRNTVKGQWRSQITGARPIEERPDTANARTELGHLEGDLIVGARNSQIATLVDRKSRYLTMVALPSRHTTTVIPALQQAFSRMDARLRSTLTWDRGMELAGHRLLTEATGVDVYFAAPRSPWQRGTNENTNKLIRQCLPIGIDLSLYSQADLDALAARLNNRPRKCLGYRTPAQCVALNL; this is encoded by the coding sequence CTGTCGCGGAATCGGGGGCTCACCGGGGCAGGGCCCATCGACCTGCTCGACAATGAGTGGTCCCCGGAGCAGATCGCGGGAGACCTGCGGCTGATGCACGCCGGCAACCCGCTCATGCGGATCAGCCACGAAAGCATCTACCGCGCGATCTGCACGACCCGCTGGAAGCTGATCCCGCGTGAGCTGTGCACCAAGCTGCGCACCCACCGTCCCATCCGCAAGAACAAGAGGAACACGGTCAAGGGCCAGTGGCGTTCCCAGATCACCGGGGCACGGCCGATCGAGGAACGGCCTGACACAGCCAACGCCCGGACCGAGCTCGGCCACCTCGAAGGCGATCTCATCGTCGGAGCCAGGAACAGCCAGATCGCGACGCTGGTCGACCGCAAGTCACGCTACCTGACCATGGTCGCGCTTCCCAGCCGTCACACCACGACGGTCATCCCCGCCCTGCAGCAGGCATTCTCACGGATGGATGCCCGCCTGCGCAGCACTCTGACCTGGGACCGCGGTATGGAACTCGCCGGCCACCGGCTGCTGACCGAAGCGACCGGCGTCGACGTCTATTTCGCGGCACCGCGCAGCCCATGGCAGCGGGGTACGAACGAGAACACGAACAAACTGATCCGGCAATGCCTGCCGATAGGCATCGATCTGAGCTTGTACAGCCAAGCCGACCTTGACGCACTGGCCGCCCGACTGAACAACCGCCCCCGCAAGTGCCTCGGCTACCGAACCCCGGCCCAATGTGTTGCCTTGAATCTTTGA
- a CDS encoding NAD(P)-dependent oxidoreductase — MSAQLDVAVLGCGFMGSALARTLAARGANVTVWNRTPERAQALTASGCSAVATVQEAVGRARIVVICLSTYEVVQAVLGDAGTLAGRVVVNMTTGSPDQARPMRDRVAEQGGGYLDAVIVGYPEQVGRDDFLLLVSGSEPEWETARQPLALLGGISRHVSESPEGANVLEAATVGAFHMTILAAFAEAARYAKAQGISPKEFMPLAVRVASVLEFQQEEIAQRLADEDFSTDQATLATYEKAARTFQHALSSSGTRAPLFDAAVAEFGRGVAQGRGEDAVWTLAANRDDA; from the coding sequence ATGTCTGCTCAGCTCGATGTGGCCGTGCTCGGCTGCGGCTTCATGGGGTCTGCTCTGGCCAGGACGTTAGCGGCCAGGGGAGCGAACGTCACGGTGTGGAACAGGACTCCGGAGCGCGCACAGGCTCTGACGGCCTCGGGGTGCTCCGCCGTCGCGACCGTACAGGAGGCCGTGGGGCGCGCGCGGATCGTGGTGATCTGCCTCAGCACCTACGAGGTCGTCCAGGCCGTTCTCGGCGACGCCGGGACGCTGGCCGGCCGCGTCGTCGTCAACATGACCACGGGCAGTCCTGATCAGGCGCGGCCGATGCGGGATCGGGTCGCCGAGCAAGGCGGCGGCTACCTCGACGCTGTGATCGTCGGTTATCCGGAACAAGTCGGACGAGACGATTTCCTGCTCCTGGTCTCCGGCAGCGAACCGGAATGGGAGACCGCCCGGCAGCCACTGGCGCTTCTCGGCGGCATTTCTCGCCACGTCTCCGAGTCCCCGGAGGGCGCGAACGTCCTGGAGGCCGCCACGGTCGGCGCCTTCCACATGACCATCCTCGCCGCGTTCGCTGAGGCCGCCCGGTACGCCAAGGCGCAAGGGATCTCGCCGAAGGAGTTCATGCCACTGGCGGTGCGGGTGGCCAGCGTGCTGGAGTTCCAGCAGGAGGAGATAGCCCAGCGGCTCGCCGACGAGGACTTCAGCACCGACCAGGCGACCCTCGCCACCTATGAGAAGGCGGCCCGGACGTTCCAGCACGCGCTGTCCTCCTCCGGCACGCGGGCCCCGCTGTTCGACGCGGCCGTGGCCGAGTTCGGGCGCGGTGTCGCGCAGGGCCGGGGCGAGGACGCGGTCTGGACGCTCGCCGCGAACCGGGACGACGCCTGA